A single genomic interval of Sebastes umbrosus isolate fSebUmb1 chromosome 9, fSebUmb1.pri, whole genome shotgun sequence harbors:
- the tbc1d2 gene encoding TBC1 domain family member 2A isoform X1, with translation MDGSSSTGNPIAASSRWLPACPDEDTLQSADWISASEEDDGQRRESNSLPGSQKDQSPAETHQRPAKNRESPVKTHQSPVETHQIPAETHQIPAETHQSPAKTRQRPAETPQIPAKTHQSPAKSRQRTAKTCHSPAKTHQRPTETQQTAKKHLSPAEKHRSPAEKHQRPAETQQITEKPDHLGLTEHINNKDPPTEKQEPEDSPTGPDPLKPNLPTEQQKLGDSPPDQPSPTQPDPLKPDLLCPDQKKPGDPFCPEREHQTQEGLCLTNQKTEEDPPPPVKDLKVFTSTFKLHFFESRDQQDHQDLHPEKLTSTIPESRQDHQDPPPQLNTKKAPPPHLKTKKAPLPPPPPHLNTKKAPPPPHLKTKKAPLPPPPHLNTKKAPRPPHLNIKQAPPPPHLSDQQDPPPPLPEVLPSIIHTTEVSTQAPLAQARLVEAPTVHTPLVEAPLVEDPLVQAPPVQALPVQAPLVEAPLVLAPPVEAPVVQAPPVQALLVQAPPVEAPPVEAPLVEAPPVQTPPVEAPLVQAPPVQTPPVEAPLVQALPVQAPLFQAPPVQAPSVQACPGQAPPVQGPPVEAPLVEAPLVEAPPVQTPPVEAPLVQALPVQPTLFQAPPVQAPPVQAPPLTIEIFSDQVRPLPLVSSSGDPKLCGFLQKQGGPLRAWKQRWFTYEEKKNQLFYYRTPQDVTPLGRVELCSATFTYPLKAENGTFHIKTPERTFILKAVSQELMLYWLQQLQVKRWQHRQTSTCPDPTCPDPTNNNNNNNTADFLPELKSPVGLVGEEAANVPSQWAPLANVSIKHPFIEIQNSVHSLRKRSSQDGSQSVFHVEAPPWIPPNSSSPTSSTTVPPVPRTSTEPPPPPPALSLAEQAGQVTPPEVREVDGRNRKMKSRSSSTMTILRRDSSDRTSRLQQDKQMLMEEVKAQKELVWILHKALEASQLEKRTCAEFVAEKGEQERLELLRHRERQAVDLRGRLEDAMTETEATRTSLAKRDSQLIQLQDHIGMLVEKNNAKQEVIIKLSNQMTSCMSSDGGLNSPTFRRLQQEIENLKDDIEAYKIQNKFLNSEIYQLTQLWRTSSEQEKSLMVKCAYLEASNCQVESRYLGVLRQLQETRSLDPVQQGAVQKMIEDALKGELKSVVKLNMARDHDEYGFKIIPDYEVEDMKLLAKIQALEIRSHNLLHQEGGEHPQLSRWAQYLAGRSADDLGPSPELKGLLRGGVPQEYRQRVWRWVVRTRTRTIRERHSERYQQLCEKSRTCLHPASRQIQLDLHRTLTTNQHFSSPSSPTLPQLRRILLAFSWQNPAIGYCQGLNRLAALALLVLQSEEDAFWCLVAVVETMMPQDYYTKNLVASQADQRVLKDFLAEKLPRLAAHFEDHNIDVSLITFNWFLVVFVESLPSDILLPLWDAFLYEGTKVIFRYALALFKYKEDDILKIHDGVEIYQYLRFFTKTISDGRRLTSIAFNDMNPFPGRLLRNRRVLHLERLQGELRELEEQQKEFVSESAERKDKELDTMVSEDDEEL, from the exons ATGGACGGAAGCAGCTCGACAGGAAATCCCATCGCTGCCTCGTCTCGCTGGCTTCCTGCCTGCCCTGATGAGGACACGCTTCAATCAGCTGATTGGATCTCAGCTTCTGAGGAGGACGACGGGCAGAGGAGAGAGTCCAACAGTCTACCCGGGTCCCAGAAAGACCAGAGTCCTGCAGAGACCCACCAGAGACCCGCAAAGAACCGCGAGAGTCCTGTAAAGACCCACCAGAGTCCTGTAGAGACCCACCAGATTCCCGCAGAGACCCACCAGATTCCCGCAGAGACCCACCAGAGTCCTGCAAAGACCCGCCAGAGACCTGCAGAGACCCCCCAGATTCCTGCAAAGACCCACCAGAGTCCTGCAAAGTCCCGCCAGAGAACTGCAAAGACCTGCCATAGTCCTGCAAAGACCCACCAGAGACCCACAGAGACCCAACAGACTGCAAAGAAACACCTGAGTCCTGCAGAGAAACACCGGAGTCCTGCAGAGAAACACCAGAGACCTGCAGAGACCCAACAGATTACAGAGAAACCAGACCATCTGGGTCTCACGGAACACATTAACAACAAGGATCCTCCGACAGAGAAACAGGAACCAGAAGATTCTCCAACCGGACCAGATCCACTAAAACCAAATCTTCCAACAGAGCAACAAAAACTGGGAGATTCTCCTCCAGATCAACCTTCTCCAACACAACCAGATCCACTAAAACCAGATCTTCTTTGTCCAGATCAAAAGAAACCAGGAGATCCTTTTTGCCCAGAACGTGAACACCAAACTCAGGAGGGACTTTGTCTTACAAACCAGAAAACTGAAGAGGACCCTCCTCCTCCCGTCAAGGATTTAAAGGTTTTCACTTCAACCTTCAAGCTCCACTTCTTTGAGTCCAGAGACCAGCAGGACCACCAGGACCTACATCCAGAGAAACTCACTTCAACCATACCTGAGAGTCGTCAGGACCACCAAGATCCTCCTCCTCAACTGAACACCAAGaaggctcctcctcctcacctgaaAACAAAGAaggctcctcttcctcctcctcctcctcacctgaaCACCAAGaaggctcctcctcctcctcacctgaaAACAAAGAaggctcctcttcctcctcctcctcacctgaacacaaagaaggctcctcgtcctcctcacctGAACATCAAGcaggctcctcctcctcctcacctgagCGACCAGCaggatcctcctcctcctcttcctgagGTTCTGCCTTCGATAATCCATACAACCGAAGTGTCGACCCAGGCCCCGCTGGCTCAGGCCCGGCTGGTTGAGGCTCCAACGGTTCACACTCCGCTGGTTGAGGCTCCACTGGTTGAGGACCCACTAGTTCAGGCTCCACCAGTTCAGGCTCTGCCGGTTCAGGCCCCGCTGGTTGAGGCTCCACTGGTTCTGGCTCCGCCGGTTGAGGCTCCAGTGGTTCAGGCTCCGCCGGTACAGGCCCTGCTGGTTCAGGCTCCGCCGGTTGAGGCTCCACCAGTTGAGGCCCCACTGGTTGAGGCTCCGCCGGTTCAGACTCCGCCGGTTGAGGCTCCACTGGTTCAGGCTCCGCCGGTTCAGACTCCGCCGGTTGAGGCCCCACTGGTTCAGGCCCTACCGGTTCAGGCTCCACTGTTTCAGGCCCCGCCGGTACAGGCTCCATCGGTTCAGGCCTGCCCGGGTCAGGCTCCACCGGTTCAGGGTCCGCCGGTTGAGGCTCCACTGGTTGAGGCTCCACTGGTTGAGGCTCCGCCGGTTCAGACTCCGCCAGTTGAGGCCCCACTGGTTCAGGCCCTACCGGTTCAGCCTACACTGTTTCAGGCCCCGCCGGTACAGGCTCCACCGGTTCAGGCTCCACCTCTCACCATCGAGATTTTCAGTGACCAGGTGCGGCCCCTCCCCCTGGTTTCTTCTTCAGGTGACCCCAAACTGTGCGGCTTCCTGCAGAAGCAAGGGGGGCCCCTCAGAGCCTGGAAGCAGCGCTGGTTCACCTACGAGGAGAAGAAGAACCAGCTGTTCTACTACCGCACGCCACAGGATGTGACGCCGCTCGGCCGGGTGGAGCTCTGCAGCGCCACATTCACCTACCCTCTGAAGGCCGAGAACGGCACCTTCCACATCAAGACACCTGAACGCACCTTCATACTCAAG gCTGTGAGCCAGGAGCTGATGCTCTAttggctgcagcagctgcaggtgaAACGTTGGCAGCACAGACAGACGTCCACCTGTCCAGACCCGACCTGTCCAGACCcgaccaacaacaacaacaacaacaacactgcag ACTTCCTGCCAGAGTTGAAGAGCCCGGTGGGTCTGGTGGGGGAGGAGGCGGCCAACGTGCCGTCACAATGGGCGCCGCTCGCCAATGTGTCAATCAAACATCCGTTCATCGAGATCCA AAACTCCGTCCACAGTCTCCGTAAGAGGTCGTCTCAGGACGGCAGTCAGAGTGTGTTTCATGTTGAAGCTCCTCCGTGGATTCCCCCCAACTCTTCCTCCCCAACCAGCAGCACCACAG TCCCTCCAGTTCCCAGGACATCCACTGAGCCTCCGCCCCCGCCCCCTGCCCTCTCATTGGCTGAGCAAGCAGGTCAGGTGACCCCGCCGGAGGTCAGGGAGGTCGACGGCCGGAACAGGAAGATGAAGAGTCGCAGCTCGTCCACCATGACGATCCTCCGCAGAGACTCCTCAGACCGAACGTCTCGCCTCCAGCAGGACAAACAGATGCTGATGGAGGAGGTCAAAGCTCAGAAG GAGCTGGTGTGGATCCTCCACAAAGCCTTGGAGGCGTCTCAGCTAGAGAAGCGAACCTGTGCAGAGTTTGTGGCGGAGAAAGGCGAGCAGGAGCGTCTGGAGCTGCTGCGACACCGCGAGCGGCAGGCAGTCGACCTGCGAGGGCGGCTGGAGGACGCCATGACGGAGACGGAGGCCACAAGGACGAGTCTGGCTAAGAGAGACTCTCAGCTCATCCAGCTGCAGGACCACATTGGGATGCTTGTGGAGAAGAACAACGCCAAGCAGGAG GTGATCATCAAGCTGTCCAATCAGATGACCTCCTGTATGTCCTCCGACGGCGGTTTGAACTCTCCGACCTTCAGACGGCTTCAGCAGGAGATCGAGAACCTGAAG GACGATATCGAGGCCTACAAGATCCAGAACAAGTTCCTGAACTCTGAGATCTACCAGCTGACCCAACTGTGGAGGACCAGTTCTGAGCAGGAGAAGAGTCTGATGGTGAAG tgtGCCTACCTGGAGGCCAGTAACTGTCAGGTGGAGAGCCGGTACCTGGGCGTCCTGCGGCAGCTCCAGGAGACCAGATCTCTGGATCCGGTCCAGCAGGGGGCCGTCCAGAAGATGATCGAGGACGCTCTGAAAGGAGAGCTGAAGAGCGTCGTGAAGCTCAACATGGCCAG AGACCACGATGAGTACGGCTTCAAGATCATCCCGGACTACGAGGTGGAGGACATGAAGCTGCTGGCAAAGATTCAGGCGCTGGAGATCCGCTCACACAACCTGCTGCACCAG GAGGGCGGAGAGCACCCCCAGTTGAGTCGCTGGGCTCAGTACCTCGCCGGCAGGTCGGCTGATGACCTCGGTCCCTCGCCAGAGCTCAAAGGTCTGCTGCGAGGTGGCGTCCCTCAGGAGTACCGACAGCGGGTGTGGCGCTGGGTGGTccgaaccagaaccaggaccatCAGAGAGCGTCACTCAGAGCGCTACCAGCAG CTGTGTGAGAAGAGTCGGACGTGTCTTCATCCAGCCTCCAGACAGATCCAGCTTGACCTCCACCGCACACTGACAACCAATCAGCACTTCTCCTCACCCTCTAGCCCCACCCTCCCGCAGCTCCGCCGCATCCTATTGGCCTTCTCCTGGCAGAACCCTGCCATTGGCTACTGTCAGGGACTCAACAG gttgGCGGCCCTCGCTCTGCTGGTCCTTCAGAGTGAAGAAGACGCCTTCTGGTGTCTGGTAGCCGTGGTGGAAACCATGATGCCTCAGGACTACTACACCAAGAACCTGGTGGCCTCTCAG GCGGACCAGCGGGTGCTGAAGGACTTCCTGGCGGAGAAGCTTCCCAGACTGGCGGCTCACTTTGAGGATCACAACATCGACGTGTCTCTCATCACCTTCAACTGGTTCCTGGTGGTCTTCGTGGAGAGTCTGCCCAGTGACATCCTGCTGCCGCTGTGGGACGCCTTCCTGTATGAGGGCACCAAG GTGATCTTCAGGTACGCTCTGGCTCTCTTCAAATACAAAGAGGACGACATCCTGAAGATCCACGACGGTGTGGAGATCTACCAGTACCTGCGCTTCTTCACCAAGACCATCTCCGACGGCAG ACGGCTGACCAGCATCGCCTTCAATGACATGAACCCGTTCCCCGGCCGCCTGCTGAGGAACCGGCGAGTGCTGCACCTGGAGCGCCTGCAGGGCGAGCTGCgggagctggaggagcagcagaaggAGTTCGTCTCGGAGAGCGCCGAACGTAAAGACAAAGAGCTCGACACAATGGTCAGCGAGGACGACGAGGAGCTCTGA
- the tbc1d2 gene encoding TBC1 domain family member 2A isoform X2, with protein sequence MDGSSSTGNPIAASSRWLPACPDEDTLQSADWISASEEDDGQRRESNSLPGSQKDQSPAETHQRPAKNRESPVKTHQSPVETHQIPAETHQIPAETHQSPAKTRQRPAETPQIPAKTHQSPAKSRQRTAKTCHSPAKTHQRPTETQQTAKKHLSPAEKHRSPAEKHQRPAETQQITEKPDHLGLTEHINNKDPPTEKQEPEDSPTGPDPLKPNLPTEQQKLGDSPPDQPSPTQPDPLKPDLLCPDQKKPGDPFCPEREHQTQEGLCLTNQKTEEDPPPPVKDLKVFTSTFKLHFFESRDQQDHQDLHPEKLTSTIPESRQDHQDPPPQLNTKKAPPPHLKTKKAPLPPPPPHLNTKKAPPPPHLKTKKAPLPPPPHLNTKKAPRPPHLNIKQAPPPPHLSDQQDPPPPLPEVLPSIIHTTEVSTQAPLAQARLVEAPTVHTPLVEAPLVEDPLVQAPPVQALPVQAPLVEAPLVLAPPVEAPVVQAPPVQALLVQAPPVEAPPVEAPLVEAPPVQTPPVEAPLVQAPLFQAPPVQAPSVQACPGQAPPVQGPPVEAPLVEAPLVEAPPVQTPPVEAPLVQALPVQPTLFQAPPVQAPPVQAPPLTIEIFSDQVRPLPLVSSSGDPKLCGFLQKQGGPLRAWKQRWFTYEEKKNQLFYYRTPQDVTPLGRVELCSATFTYPLKAENGTFHIKTPERTFILKAVSQELMLYWLQQLQVKRWQHRQTSTCPDPTCPDPTNNNNNNNTADFLPELKSPVGLVGEEAANVPSQWAPLANVSIKHPFIEIQNSVHSLRKRSSQDGSQSVFHVEAPPWIPPNSSSPTSSTTVPPVPRTSTEPPPPPPALSLAEQAGQVTPPEVREVDGRNRKMKSRSSSTMTILRRDSSDRTSRLQQDKQMLMEEVKAQKELVWILHKALEASQLEKRTCAEFVAEKGEQERLELLRHRERQAVDLRGRLEDAMTETEATRTSLAKRDSQLIQLQDHIGMLVEKNNAKQEVIIKLSNQMTSCMSSDGGLNSPTFRRLQQEIENLKDDIEAYKIQNKFLNSEIYQLTQLWRTSSEQEKSLMVKCAYLEASNCQVESRYLGVLRQLQETRSLDPVQQGAVQKMIEDALKGELKSVVKLNMARDHDEYGFKIIPDYEVEDMKLLAKIQALEIRSHNLLHQEGGEHPQLSRWAQYLAGRSADDLGPSPELKGLLRGGVPQEYRQRVWRWVVRTRTRTIRERHSERYQQLCEKSRTCLHPASRQIQLDLHRTLTTNQHFSSPSSPTLPQLRRILLAFSWQNPAIGYCQGLNRLAALALLVLQSEEDAFWCLVAVVETMMPQDYYTKNLVASQADQRVLKDFLAEKLPRLAAHFEDHNIDVSLITFNWFLVVFVESLPSDILLPLWDAFLYEGTKVIFRYALALFKYKEDDILKIHDGVEIYQYLRFFTKTISDGRRLTSIAFNDMNPFPGRLLRNRRVLHLERLQGELRELEEQQKEFVSESAERKDKELDTMVSEDDEEL encoded by the exons ATGGACGGAAGCAGCTCGACAGGAAATCCCATCGCTGCCTCGTCTCGCTGGCTTCCTGCCTGCCCTGATGAGGACACGCTTCAATCAGCTGATTGGATCTCAGCTTCTGAGGAGGACGACGGGCAGAGGAGAGAGTCCAACAGTCTACCCGGGTCCCAGAAAGACCAGAGTCCTGCAGAGACCCACCAGAGACCCGCAAAGAACCGCGAGAGTCCTGTAAAGACCCACCAGAGTCCTGTAGAGACCCACCAGATTCCCGCAGAGACCCACCAGATTCCCGCAGAGACCCACCAGAGTCCTGCAAAGACCCGCCAGAGACCTGCAGAGACCCCCCAGATTCCTGCAAAGACCCACCAGAGTCCTGCAAAGTCCCGCCAGAGAACTGCAAAGACCTGCCATAGTCCTGCAAAGACCCACCAGAGACCCACAGAGACCCAACAGACTGCAAAGAAACACCTGAGTCCTGCAGAGAAACACCGGAGTCCTGCAGAGAAACACCAGAGACCTGCAGAGACCCAACAGATTACAGAGAAACCAGACCATCTGGGTCTCACGGAACACATTAACAACAAGGATCCTCCGACAGAGAAACAGGAACCAGAAGATTCTCCAACCGGACCAGATCCACTAAAACCAAATCTTCCAACAGAGCAACAAAAACTGGGAGATTCTCCTCCAGATCAACCTTCTCCAACACAACCAGATCCACTAAAACCAGATCTTCTTTGTCCAGATCAAAAGAAACCAGGAGATCCTTTTTGCCCAGAACGTGAACACCAAACTCAGGAGGGACTTTGTCTTACAAACCAGAAAACTGAAGAGGACCCTCCTCCTCCCGTCAAGGATTTAAAGGTTTTCACTTCAACCTTCAAGCTCCACTTCTTTGAGTCCAGAGACCAGCAGGACCACCAGGACCTACATCCAGAGAAACTCACTTCAACCATACCTGAGAGTCGTCAGGACCACCAAGATCCTCCTCCTCAACTGAACACCAAGaaggctcctcctcctcacctgaaAACAAAGAaggctcctcttcctcctcctcctcctcacctgaaCACCAAGaaggctcctcctcctcctcacctgaaAACAAAGAaggctcctcttcctcctcctcctcacctgaacacaaagaaggctcctcgtcctcctcacctGAACATCAAGcaggctcctcctcctcctcacctgagCGACCAGCaggatcctcctcctcctcttcctgagGTTCTGCCTTCGATAATCCATACAACCGAAGTGTCGACCCAGGCCCCGCTGGCTCAGGCCCGGCTGGTTGAGGCTCCAACGGTTCACACTCCGCTGGTTGAGGCTCCACTGGTTGAGGACCCACTAGTTCAGGCTCCACCAGTTCAGGCTCTGCCGGTTCAGGCCCCGCTGGTTGAGGCTCCACTGGTTCTGGCTCCGCCGGTTGAGGCTCCAGTGGTTCAGGCTCCGCCGGTACAGGCCCTGCTGGTTCAGGCTCCGCCGGTTGAGGCTCCACCAGTTGAGGCCCCACTGGTTGAGGCTCCGCCGGTTCAGACTCCGCCGGTTGAGGCTCCACTGGTTCAG GCTCCACTGTTTCAGGCCCCGCCGGTACAGGCTCCATCGGTTCAGGCCTGCCCGGGTCAGGCTCCACCGGTTCAGGGTCCGCCGGTTGAGGCTCCACTGGTTGAGGCTCCACTGGTTGAGGCTCCGCCGGTTCAGACTCCGCCAGTTGAGGCCCCACTGGTTCAGGCCCTACCGGTTCAGCCTACACTGTTTCAGGCCCCGCCGGTACAGGCTCCACCGGTTCAGGCTCCACCTCTCACCATCGAGATTTTCAGTGACCAGGTGCGGCCCCTCCCCCTGGTTTCTTCTTCAGGTGACCCCAAACTGTGCGGCTTCCTGCAGAAGCAAGGGGGGCCCCTCAGAGCCTGGAAGCAGCGCTGGTTCACCTACGAGGAGAAGAAGAACCAGCTGTTCTACTACCGCACGCCACAGGATGTGACGCCGCTCGGCCGGGTGGAGCTCTGCAGCGCCACATTCACCTACCCTCTGAAGGCCGAGAACGGCACCTTCCACATCAAGACACCTGAACGCACCTTCATACTCAAG gCTGTGAGCCAGGAGCTGATGCTCTAttggctgcagcagctgcaggtgaAACGTTGGCAGCACAGACAGACGTCCACCTGTCCAGACCCGACCTGTCCAGACCcgaccaacaacaacaacaacaacaacactgcag ACTTCCTGCCAGAGTTGAAGAGCCCGGTGGGTCTGGTGGGGGAGGAGGCGGCCAACGTGCCGTCACAATGGGCGCCGCTCGCCAATGTGTCAATCAAACATCCGTTCATCGAGATCCA AAACTCCGTCCACAGTCTCCGTAAGAGGTCGTCTCAGGACGGCAGTCAGAGTGTGTTTCATGTTGAAGCTCCTCCGTGGATTCCCCCCAACTCTTCCTCCCCAACCAGCAGCACCACAG TCCCTCCAGTTCCCAGGACATCCACTGAGCCTCCGCCCCCGCCCCCTGCCCTCTCATTGGCTGAGCAAGCAGGTCAGGTGACCCCGCCGGAGGTCAGGGAGGTCGACGGCCGGAACAGGAAGATGAAGAGTCGCAGCTCGTCCACCATGACGATCCTCCGCAGAGACTCCTCAGACCGAACGTCTCGCCTCCAGCAGGACAAACAGATGCTGATGGAGGAGGTCAAAGCTCAGAAG GAGCTGGTGTGGATCCTCCACAAAGCCTTGGAGGCGTCTCAGCTAGAGAAGCGAACCTGTGCAGAGTTTGTGGCGGAGAAAGGCGAGCAGGAGCGTCTGGAGCTGCTGCGACACCGCGAGCGGCAGGCAGTCGACCTGCGAGGGCGGCTGGAGGACGCCATGACGGAGACGGAGGCCACAAGGACGAGTCTGGCTAAGAGAGACTCTCAGCTCATCCAGCTGCAGGACCACATTGGGATGCTTGTGGAGAAGAACAACGCCAAGCAGGAG GTGATCATCAAGCTGTCCAATCAGATGACCTCCTGTATGTCCTCCGACGGCGGTTTGAACTCTCCGACCTTCAGACGGCTTCAGCAGGAGATCGAGAACCTGAAG GACGATATCGAGGCCTACAAGATCCAGAACAAGTTCCTGAACTCTGAGATCTACCAGCTGACCCAACTGTGGAGGACCAGTTCTGAGCAGGAGAAGAGTCTGATGGTGAAG tgtGCCTACCTGGAGGCCAGTAACTGTCAGGTGGAGAGCCGGTACCTGGGCGTCCTGCGGCAGCTCCAGGAGACCAGATCTCTGGATCCGGTCCAGCAGGGGGCCGTCCAGAAGATGATCGAGGACGCTCTGAAAGGAGAGCTGAAGAGCGTCGTGAAGCTCAACATGGCCAG AGACCACGATGAGTACGGCTTCAAGATCATCCCGGACTACGAGGTGGAGGACATGAAGCTGCTGGCAAAGATTCAGGCGCTGGAGATCCGCTCACACAACCTGCTGCACCAG GAGGGCGGAGAGCACCCCCAGTTGAGTCGCTGGGCTCAGTACCTCGCCGGCAGGTCGGCTGATGACCTCGGTCCCTCGCCAGAGCTCAAAGGTCTGCTGCGAGGTGGCGTCCCTCAGGAGTACCGACAGCGGGTGTGGCGCTGGGTGGTccgaaccagaaccaggaccatCAGAGAGCGTCACTCAGAGCGCTACCAGCAG CTGTGTGAGAAGAGTCGGACGTGTCTTCATCCAGCCTCCAGACAGATCCAGCTTGACCTCCACCGCACACTGACAACCAATCAGCACTTCTCCTCACCCTCTAGCCCCACCCTCCCGCAGCTCCGCCGCATCCTATTGGCCTTCTCCTGGCAGAACCCTGCCATTGGCTACTGTCAGGGACTCAACAG gttgGCGGCCCTCGCTCTGCTGGTCCTTCAGAGTGAAGAAGACGCCTTCTGGTGTCTGGTAGCCGTGGTGGAAACCATGATGCCTCAGGACTACTACACCAAGAACCTGGTGGCCTCTCAG GCGGACCAGCGGGTGCTGAAGGACTTCCTGGCGGAGAAGCTTCCCAGACTGGCGGCTCACTTTGAGGATCACAACATCGACGTGTCTCTCATCACCTTCAACTGGTTCCTGGTGGTCTTCGTGGAGAGTCTGCCCAGTGACATCCTGCTGCCGCTGTGGGACGCCTTCCTGTATGAGGGCACCAAG GTGATCTTCAGGTACGCTCTGGCTCTCTTCAAATACAAAGAGGACGACATCCTGAAGATCCACGACGGTGTGGAGATCTACCAGTACCTGCGCTTCTTCACCAAGACCATCTCCGACGGCAG ACGGCTGACCAGCATCGCCTTCAATGACATGAACCCGTTCCCCGGCCGCCTGCTGAGGAACCGGCGAGTGCTGCACCTGGAGCGCCTGCAGGGCGAGCTGCgggagctggaggagcagcagaaggAGTTCGTCTCGGAGAGCGCCGAACGTAAAGACAAAGAGCTCGACACAATGGTCAGCGAGGACGACGAGGAGCTCTGA